The Papaver somniferum cultivar HN1 chromosome 3, ASM357369v1, whole genome shotgun sequence genome includes a region encoding these proteins:
- the LOC113358794 gene encoding uncharacterized protein LOC113358794 isoform X3, whose product MAGSQIPAELVSVGQSSSVPLARRNIFIPLHCTANQQLQEDIGIMCEPCSGKGWLLCDFCNGQKTNVKAQNNRIYRRCPSCRAIGYVLCSKCKVFKCVTFPDFSDLGDEYVSSMINLGTELSPFEVVTLTQTAN is encoded by the exons ATGGCAGGGAGTCAGATTCCGGCGGAGTTGGTGTCTGTGGGTCAG TCGTCTTCGGTTCCGTTGGCAAGAAGGAATATATTCATCCCTCTACATTGCACTGCCAATCAACAACTGCAG GAGGATATAGGAATTATGTGTGAACCATGCAGTGGGAAAGGATGGTTGCTTTGTGATTTCTGCAATGGGCAGAAGACCAACGTAAAAGCACAAAATAACCGAATCTACCGCCGCTGTCCATCTTGCAGAGCT ATTGGATATGTTTTATGTTCGAAGTGCAAAGTTTTCAAATGCGTTACCTTTCCAGACTTCAGTGACCTCGGTGATGAG TACGTATCAAGTATGATCAATCTTGGAACTGAGCTCTCCCCATTTGAAGTTGTCACTTTGACTCAAACAGCAAATTAA
- the LOC113358794 gene encoding uncharacterized protein LOC113358794 isoform X2, giving the protein MAISIPTTKFNLLKLPSSTYSSSPQSSSVPLARRNIFIPLHCTANQQLQEDIGIMCEPCSGKGWLLCDFCNGQKTNVKAQNNRIYRRCPSCRAIGYVLCSKCKVFKCVTFPDFSDLGDEYVSSMINLGTELSPFEVVTLTQTAN; this is encoded by the exons ATGGCGATTTCTATTCCCACCACTAAATTCAATTTGTTAAAACTACCGTCGTCTACTTATAGCTCTTCTCCGCAGTCGTCTTCGGTTCCGTTGGCAAGAAGGAATATATTCATCCCTCTACATTGCACTGCCAATCAACAACTGCAG GAGGATATAGGAATTATGTGTGAACCATGCAGTGGGAAAGGATGGTTGCTTTGTGATTTCTGCAATGGGCAGAAGACCAACGTAAAAGCACAAAATAACCGAATCTACCGCCGCTGTCCATCTTGCAGAGCT ATTGGATATGTTTTATGTTCGAAGTGCAAAGTTTTCAAATGCGTTACCTTTCCAGACTTCAGTGACCTCGGTGATGAG TACGTATCAAGTATGATCAATCTTGGAACTGAGCTCTCCCCATTTGAAGTTGTCACTTTGACTCAAACAGCAAATTAA
- the LOC113358794 gene encoding uncharacterized acetyltransferase At3g50280-like isoform X1: protein MSLAEVHCVSTTKVHPASYIEKSEDGSSKRIDLNPWDLAFLRRPYMQRGLLFTKPQSIISKQEEEETNNNVMNNMISHLKTSLSNTLDHFYPLAGRLGIEKHEDDNKISVYINCNSEGAEFIHATADISIDNILSPIYTPQSIIDSFFTLHGVLNYEGQSHPLLSIQLHRRKGSLVVYPGATLSPIRSLFMVSAIPEHRLSNIGGKYQYFLREQFIM from the exons ATGAGTCTTGCCGAGGTTCATTGCGTCTCTACAACAAAAGTTCATCCAGCAAGTTACATCGAAAAATCTGAAGATGGTAGTAGTAAGCGGATTGATCTGAATCCATGGGATCTAGCATTTCTTAGAAGGCCATACATGCAAAGGGGTCTTCTCTTCACTAAGCCACAATCAATAATATccaagcaagaagaagaagaaacaaacaatAATGTTATGAATAACATGATAAGTCATCTTAAAACTTCATTGTCCAATACCCTTGATCATTTTTATCCTCTAGCTGGTCGTCTTGGTATCGAAAAACATGAGGATGACAACAAAATCTCAGTCTACATCAACTGCAACTCTGAGGGTGCAGAGTTCATCCATGCCACTGCAGACATATCCATTGACAACATCCTCTCTCCAATCTACACTCCTCAAAGCATAATAGATTCGTTTTTTACCCTCCATGGGGTACTAAACTACGAAGGTCAGTCACATCCTTTGCTTTCTATTCAG CTACATAGACGGAAAGGCTCTCTGGTGGTCTACCCCGGTGCAACCTTATCACCCATCAGATCATTGTTTATGGTGAGTGCTATTCCTGAGCATCGGTTATCCAACATTGGTGGAAAATACCAGTATTTTCTGCGAGAACAGTTTATAATGTAG